Proteins from a genomic interval of Nocardioides jishulii:
- the trpC gene encoding indole-3-glycerol phosphate synthase TrpC, with translation MSVLDDIVAGVRIDLARRVSETPLRDLRAALADVDAPRDPMPHFAAPGSSVIAEVKRSSPSKGHLADIPDPADLAAAYARGGAGAISVLTEERRFKGSLDDLRAVRAAVDVPILRKDFIVESYQLVEARAAGADLALLIVAALDDDTLRRLHDEARELGLTVLVEVHDEAETERAVALGAELIGVNARNLKTLAVDDATFSRLAPLIPDDRVKVAESGINSPADVAGFVSQGARVVLVGEALVKDGDPENAVRTMTGVGL, from the coding sequence GTGTCCGTCCTCGACGACATCGTCGCCGGTGTCCGGATCGACCTCGCGCGACGGGTGTCCGAGACCCCGCTGCGCGACCTGCGGGCCGCGTTGGCCGACGTCGACGCCCCGCGCGACCCGATGCCCCACTTCGCCGCACCCGGCTCCAGCGTGATCGCCGAGGTGAAGCGCAGCAGCCCCAGCAAGGGTCACCTCGCCGACATCCCCGACCCGGCCGACCTGGCCGCCGCGTACGCCCGTGGCGGCGCCGGCGCCATCTCGGTGCTGACCGAGGAGCGCCGCTTCAAGGGATCCCTCGACGACCTGCGGGCAGTGCGCGCCGCGGTGGACGTGCCGATCCTGCGCAAGGACTTCATCGTCGAGTCCTACCAGCTGGTCGAGGCGCGGGCCGCCGGTGCCGACCTCGCGCTGCTGATCGTGGCGGCGCTCGACGACGACACCCTGCGACGCCTCCACGACGAGGCCCGCGAGCTCGGGCTCACCGTGCTGGTCGAGGTCCACGACGAGGCGGAGACCGAGCGGGCCGTGGCCCTGGGGGCCGAGCTGATCGGTGTCAACGCCCGCAACCTCAAGACGTTGGCGGTCGACGACGCCACGTTCTCGCGGCTCGCGCCGCTCATCCCCGACGACCGGGTCAAGGTGGCCGAGTCGGGCATCAACTCACCCGCCGACGTGGCCGGCTTCGTCTCCCAGGGCGCCCGTGTCGTGCTCGTGGGCGAGGCGCTGGTCAAGGACGGCGACCCCGAGAACGCCGTACGCACCATGACGGGAGTAGGACTGTGA
- a CDS encoding DUF2752 domain-containing protein: protein MTPTGDVGGTNAPATRARRLLPVLATGAVVGVAALALHLRDPHVQGSWGFCPTALVGLACPFCGSLRAVHHLTDLDVAAAASSNLVLVVAAPFAVALWTGALVRAWRGRAPLLPSLPAPAWWAIGVALALFALLRNLPLPLGEWLAP, encoded by the coding sequence GTGACCCCCACGGGGGACGTGGGCGGGACGAATGCTCCCGCCACGCGTGCACGCCGACTGCTTCCCGTCCTCGCGACGGGGGCGGTGGTGGGTGTCGCGGCCCTCGCGCTGCACCTGCGTGACCCGCACGTCCAGGGGAGCTGGGGCTTCTGCCCCACCGCACTGGTCGGTCTGGCCTGTCCGTTCTGCGGCAGCCTGCGTGCCGTGCACCACCTCACGGACCTCGACGTGGCGGCGGCCGCCTCCAGCAACCTCGTGCTGGTGGTCGCGGCGCCGTTCGCGGTGGCGCTGTGGACCGGAGCCCTGGTCCGGGCGTGGCGCGGACGTGCGCCGCTGCTGCCGAGCCTGCCCGCCCCGGCCTGGTGGGCCATCGGGGTGGCGCTCGCCCTCTTCGCCCTCCTGCGCAACCTTCCCCTGCCTCTGGGGGAGTGGCTGGCCCCCTGA
- a CDS encoding HGxxPAAW family protein, whose protein sequence is MADNHGNTPAAWTAVAVAMVGFVIGSVALMLSPVSMPLFWVGLVIAVLALPLFIVMSKMGFNEERH, encoded by the coding sequence ATGGCTGACAACCACGGCAACACCCCCGCTGCTTGGACCGCGGTGGCGGTGGCGATGGTCGGGTTCGTGATCGGAAGCGTGGCGCTCATGCTGTCGCCCGTCTCCATGCCCCTCTTCTGGGTCGGCCTGGTCATCGCCGTGCTCGCCCTGCCCCTCTTCATCGTGATGTCGAAGATGGGCTTCAACGAGGAACGCCACTGA